In Kitasatospora sp. NBC_00240, the following are encoded in one genomic region:
- a CDS encoding TetR/AcrR family transcriptional regulator, translated as MTRSYHHGNLRAALVDAGVALARTGGPSAVVLRSVSRQAGVSHNAAYRHFTDHQDLLAAVAARCTEQLGQLMATRTAAAAAGEPLPRAWSRLEAIGRAYVDFARTEPGWFRTAFSGAGAHRTPEQAGPTPAVDPYLLLAARLDELVEVGALPADRRPGAEYAAWSAVHGLSTLLLDGPLRDLPDAEIHLAVTTVLSVIARGL; from the coding sequence GTGACCCGGTCCTACCACCACGGAAATCTCCGCGCGGCCCTGGTGGACGCCGGCGTCGCCCTCGCACGCACCGGGGGCCCCTCCGCCGTCGTGCTGCGGTCCGTCAGCCGCCAGGCCGGCGTCTCGCACAACGCCGCCTACCGCCACTTCACCGACCACCAGGATCTGCTGGCGGCCGTCGCGGCCCGATGCACCGAGCAACTGGGGCAGTTGATGGCCACCCGCACCGCCGCGGCGGCCGCCGGCGAACCCCTGCCCCGCGCATGGTCCAGGCTGGAGGCGATCGGCCGCGCCTACGTCGACTTCGCCCGCACCGAACCCGGCTGGTTCCGCACCGCGTTCTCCGGCGCCGGCGCGCACCGCACACCGGAGCAGGCCGGGCCGACCCCGGCCGTCGATCCCTACCTGCTGCTGGCCGCCCGCCTCGACGAACTGGTCGAGGTCGGCGCCCTCCCCGCGGATCGCCGTCCCGGCGCCGAGTACGCGGCCTGGTCCGCGGTGCACGGGCTGTCGACCCTCCTGCTGGACGGGCCGCTGCGCGACCTGCCCGACGCGGAGATCCACCTCGCGGTGACGACCGTCCTCTCGGTGATCGCCCGGGGGCTGTGA
- a CDS encoding transferase: MSSSSRALARLITVTAVVAAYIALHLAITAGQDLQARDRFRDGPARAAAFTAVLDRYANGDESARTEIAAAKRWFEENAPAGRARTSVAATAGLVEKGEASAARERARTLVVEAGQDRTALDRDLGSWGRAALWFTAAAGALAVPALWLRRRRRAASAEVVQAIGRFAARRPRWRRPLFLAAGSVGYTLFIGGFMAVSMVQRNGRELPPATQILMLPLGLAALGAGFLILRYTRPRSTRGAARALQADGRRPVLYLRSFADDHTAAQVDDGTALNIHSREEQLAAALGAFGPVIAVGRPGEPLPLLGAARFYLPLDDWKPTILRLMELSQLIVLRVGSGAGLRWEIEQAVATQPGRKLLLLTPGRVADAVEGLDGQLPKPLHLEEVAADTTWISAAVAFGADWTPHVRAVEPAPGTAAPRGGPVRRSYQAVKAVFWEPSPARRTVGAMKAALASVGVRRRMVVLRSDSNMLSTLGKGYLAIAALALPYRLLELVGVR, encoded by the coding sequence GTGTCGTCCAGTTCAAGGGCGTTGGCCCGGCTGATCACGGTGACGGCGGTGGTCGCCGCCTACATCGCCCTGCACCTGGCGATCACCGCCGGCCAGGACCTGCAGGCCCGGGATCGTTTCCGGGACGGCCCGGCCCGGGCCGCCGCCTTCACCGCCGTCCTGGACCGCTACGCGAACGGTGACGAATCCGCACGTACCGAGATCGCCGCCGCGAAGCGGTGGTTCGAGGAGAACGCACCGGCCGGACGGGCCCGCACCTCGGTCGCCGCCACGGCCGGCCTCGTGGAGAAGGGCGAGGCATCCGCCGCTCGGGAGCGCGCACGGACCCTGGTGGTGGAGGCCGGACAGGACCGTACCGCGCTCGACCGGGACCTCGGTTCGTGGGGCCGGGCCGCCCTGTGGTTCACGGCGGCGGCCGGGGCGCTCGCCGTACCGGCCCTGTGGCTGCGCCGCCGGCGCAGGGCGGCTTCGGCCGAGGTCGTGCAGGCGATCGGCCGCTTCGCCGCACGGCGGCCGAGGTGGCGTCGCCCGCTCTTCCTGGCCGCCGGCAGCGTCGGCTACACCCTGTTCATCGGTGGGTTCATGGCCGTCTCCATGGTCCAACGCAACGGCCGTGAGCTCCCGCCGGCCACCCAGATTCTGATGCTGCCGTTGGGCTTGGCCGCGCTCGGTGCGGGTTTCCTGATCCTGCGGTACACGCGTCCCCGCTCGACGCGCGGCGCGGCCCGGGCCCTGCAGGCCGACGGCCGCCGGCCCGTGCTGTACCTGCGCAGCTTCGCCGACGACCACACCGCCGCCCAGGTCGACGACGGGACAGCTCTCAACATCCACTCGCGGGAGGAACAACTCGCCGCCGCGCTGGGGGCCTTCGGGCCCGTGATCGCGGTGGGCCGGCCGGGGGAGCCGCTGCCGCTCCTGGGCGCGGCACGGTTCTACCTGCCGCTGGACGACTGGAAGCCGACCATCCTGCGGCTGATGGAACTGTCCCAGCTGATCGTGCTGCGCGTGGGGTCGGGCGCGGGACTGCGGTGGGAGATCGAGCAGGCCGTCGCCACCCAGCCCGGCCGCAAGCTGCTCCTGCTGACGCCGGGCCGAGTGGCGGACGCGGTCGAGGGCCTGGACGGGCAGCTGCCGAAGCCGCTCCACCTGGAAGAGGTGGCGGCGGACACCACCTGGATCTCGGCCGCCGTCGCCTTCGGCGCCGACTGGACACCGCACGTGCGGGCGGTGGAGCCCGCTCCCGGCACCGCCGCCCCGCGCGGCGGGCCCGTGCGCCGCTCCTACCAAGCCGTCAAGGCCGTCTTCTGGGAGCCCTCGCCCGCGCGCCGTACGGTCGGCGCGATGAAGGCCGCACTGGCGTCCGTGGGGGTCCGCCGCCGGATGGTCGTGCTGCGGAGCGACAGCAACATGCTCAGCACCTTGGGCAAGGGCTACCTGGCGATCGCGGCCTTGGCCCTGCCCTACCGATTGCTCGAACTCGTCGGCGTTCGGTAG
- a CDS encoding arylsulfatase has product MAGVFRGVVNLDVRDSVPDWSAYEQPKAPEGAPNVVYVVLDDVGFGAMSCYGGPIETPNIDRLAAEGLRYSQWHTTALCSPTRSALLTGRNHTTNGMACISEAAIGFPNANSHIPPECATLAEVLVERGWSTAITGKWHLCPEDEMNLASTRRDWPLGRGFERFYGFLGAETSQWYPDLVHDNHPVEQSATPAEGYHFGVDITDKAIQYFDDVKAVAPERPVFLYYAPGCAHAPHQAPKEWIDRYRGRFDAGYEAMREEILARQKEIGLVPANTQLPPLNPIGTPDTRTGPGGEPFPALDFTRPWAELSADERRLFARMAEAYAGFLSHCDDQVGRLMAYLEDIGQLHNTIFVVVSDNGASGEGGPNGSVNENKFFNNVADDIDDNMAMIDKIGGTETYGHYPNGWAMAFNTPFKMWKRYSFNGGTCDPCIVSWPAGIASRGEVRTQYHHAVDIVPTVLDCIGVEMPEAVRGHVQTPLQGVSMRYSFDAPTVPSARSTQFYSMLGTRGIWHQGWKAVTTHPAISGWGHYSQDTWELYHTDEDRSELHDLAGQEPQRLTELIGLWFYEAGVNQALPLDDRSALEILSTPRPQLTPPRNRYTYRPGGSEVPEAVAVNIRNRSYTVGALVDIPGPGASGVLFAHGGRFGGHALFVRDNRLHYVYNFLGIDHQLITATEELPTGEKLILAASFEKDGETSPGVATGILSLYHGDHKVGEDRIKTQPGRFTLAGEGLVVGRDSGEAVTDHYPGTAPWAFTGATLHRVAVDVSGDPYIDLETEAQAMLARE; this is encoded by the coding sequence GTGGCAGGTGTGTTTCGCGGTGTGGTGAACCTGGACGTGCGGGACTCGGTGCCGGACTGGTCGGCCTACGAGCAGCCGAAGGCACCCGAGGGGGCGCCGAACGTGGTGTACGTCGTGCTGGACGACGTCGGCTTCGGCGCGATGAGCTGCTACGGCGGCCCGATCGAGACCCCCAACATCGACCGGCTGGCCGCGGAGGGCCTGCGCTACTCGCAGTGGCACACCACCGCGCTGTGCTCCCCGACCCGCTCCGCGCTGCTGACCGGCCGCAACCACACCACCAACGGCATGGCGTGCATCAGCGAGGCCGCGATCGGCTTCCCGAACGCCAACAGCCACATCCCGCCCGAGTGCGCGACCCTCGCCGAGGTCCTGGTCGAGCGCGGCTGGAGCACCGCGATCACCGGTAAGTGGCACCTCTGCCCGGAGGACGAGATGAACCTCGCCTCCACCCGTCGCGACTGGCCGCTCGGCCGGGGGTTCGAACGGTTCTACGGCTTCCTCGGCGCCGAGACCAGCCAGTGGTACCCGGACCTGGTCCACGACAACCACCCCGTCGAGCAGTCCGCCACTCCCGCGGAGGGCTACCACTTCGGCGTCGACATCACCGACAAGGCGATCCAGTACTTCGACGACGTCAAGGCCGTCGCCCCGGAGCGGCCGGTCTTCCTCTACTACGCACCCGGCTGCGCGCACGCCCCGCACCAGGCACCGAAGGAGTGGATCGACCGGTACCGCGGTCGCTTCGACGCGGGCTACGAGGCGATGCGCGAGGAGATCCTGGCCCGGCAGAAGGAGATCGGCCTGGTCCCGGCGAACACGCAGCTGCCACCGCTGAACCCGATCGGCACCCCGGACACCCGCACCGGGCCGGGCGGGGAGCCCTTCCCCGCACTGGACTTCACCCGCCCCTGGGCGGAGCTGAGCGCGGACGAGCGCCGCCTGTTCGCCCGGATGGCCGAGGCCTACGCCGGATTCCTCTCGCACTGCGACGACCAGGTCGGCCGGCTGATGGCCTACCTGGAGGACATCGGCCAGCTCCACAACACGATCTTCGTGGTGGTGTCCGACAACGGGGCGTCCGGCGAGGGCGGCCCGAACGGCTCGGTCAACGAGAACAAGTTCTTCAACAACGTCGCCGACGACATCGACGACAACATGGCCATGATCGACAAGATCGGCGGCACCGAGACGTACGGCCACTACCCCAACGGCTGGGCGATGGCCTTCAACACCCCGTTCAAGATGTGGAAGCGGTACTCCTTCAACGGCGGCACCTGCGACCCGTGCATCGTCTCCTGGCCGGCCGGCATCGCCTCCCGGGGCGAGGTCCGCACCCAGTACCACCACGCCGTCGACATCGTCCCCACCGTCCTGGACTGCATCGGCGTCGAGATGCCCGAGGCCGTCCGCGGGCACGTCCAGACCCCCTTGCAGGGCGTCAGCATGCGCTACTCCTTCGACGCGCCGACCGTGCCGTCCGCGCGCTCGACGCAGTTCTACTCGATGCTCGGCACCCGCGGCATCTGGCACCAGGGCTGGAAGGCCGTCACCACCCACCCGGCGATCAGCGGTTGGGGTCACTACAGCCAGGACACCTGGGAGCTGTACCACACCGACGAGGACCGTTCCGAGCTCCATGACCTCGCCGGGCAGGAACCGCAGCGCCTCACCGAACTGATCGGCCTGTGGTTCTACGAGGCCGGCGTCAACCAGGCGCTGCCGCTGGACGACCGCTCCGCGCTGGAGATCCTGTCCACCCCCCGCCCGCAGCTCACCCCGCCCCGCAACCGCTACACCTACCGGCCCGGCGGCTCCGAAGTCCCCGAGGCGGTCGCGGTCAACATCCGCAACCGCTCCTACACCGTGGGCGCCCTCGTGGACATCCCCGGCCCCGGTGCCTCGGGCGTGCTGTTCGCCCACGGCGGCCGCTTCGGCGGACACGCCCTGTTCGTCCGCGACAACCGCCTGCACTACGTTTACAACTTCCTCGGCATCGACCACCAGCTGATCACCGCCACCGAGGAGCTCCCGACCGGCGAGAAGCTCATCCTCGCCGCGAGCTTCGAGAAGGACGGCGAGACCTCGCCCGGCGTCGCCACCGGCATCCTCAGCCTCTACCACGGCGACCACAAGGTCGGCGAGGACCGCATCAAGACCCAGCCCGGCCGATTCACCCTCGCCGGCGAAGGCCTCGTCGTCGGCCGCGACTCCGGCGAAGCCGTCACCGACCATTACCCCGGTACGGCCCCCTGGGCATTCACCGGCGCCACCCTCCACCGCGTCGCCGTCGATGTCAGCGGCGACCCGTACATCGACCTCGAAACCGAGGCGCAGGCCATGCTCGCCCGGGAATGA
- a CDS encoding formylglycine-generating enzyme family protein — protein sequence MTTTEQRPSAAPARGMVRVPGGSFLMGSESFYPEERPVHPVAVDGFWMDEHPVTVAAFRRFVKATGYVTLAERPLDPADYPGADPADLVPGALVFRTTPGPVDLDDWRRWWSYLPGASWHHPHGTGSTLNGRERHPVTQIAHEDARAYAHWAGKDLPTEAEWEFAARGGLAAAVFPWGDEFTPRGRRMANTWHGRFPWEYLPAGKTAPAAGTTPVGCYPPNGYGLYDMAGNVWEWTTDHYTTRHPDPAPAACCAPRNPRVDAPPAEGTDGSASAERFPRRVIKGGSHLCAPNYCLRYRPAARQGQSEDTATCHLGFRCVIR from the coding sequence ATGACGACGACTGAACAGCGCCCGTCCGCCGCGCCGGCCCGGGGGATGGTGCGGGTCCCGGGCGGTTCCTTCCTGATGGGCTCGGAGAGCTTCTACCCGGAGGAGCGGCCGGTGCACCCGGTGGCGGTGGACGGCTTCTGGATGGACGAGCACCCGGTCACGGTGGCCGCGTTCCGCCGGTTCGTGAAGGCGACCGGCTACGTCACCCTGGCGGAGCGTCCGCTCGATCCGGCCGACTACCCGGGCGCGGATCCGGCCGACCTCGTCCCCGGGGCGCTGGTCTTCCGGACGACCCCCGGCCCCGTCGACCTGGACGACTGGCGCCGTTGGTGGAGCTACCTCCCGGGGGCGTCCTGGCACCACCCGCACGGCACGGGCAGCACCCTGAACGGGCGCGAACGCCATCCGGTCACCCAGATCGCCCACGAGGACGCCCGCGCCTACGCGCACTGGGCCGGCAAGGACCTGCCGACCGAGGCGGAGTGGGAGTTCGCCGCCCGGGGCGGTCTCGCCGCCGCCGTCTTCCCCTGGGGCGACGAATTCACGCCCCGGGGCCGCCGGATGGCGAACACCTGGCACGGCCGCTTCCCGTGGGAGTACCTGCCCGCGGGGAAGACCGCCCCCGCCGCCGGCACCACGCCGGTCGGCTGCTACCCGCCCAACGGCTACGGCCTGTACGACATGGCCGGCAACGTCTGGGAATGGACCACCGACCACTACACCACCCGCCATCCCGACCCCGCGCCCGCCGCCTGCTGCGCGCCGCGCAACCCCCGGGTCGACGCACCACCCGCGGAAGGCACCGACGGCAGCGCGTCCGCCGAGCGGTTCCCGCGGCGGGTGATCAAGGGCGGTTCGCACCTGTGCGCGCCGAACTACTGCCTGCGCTACCGGCCCGCGGCCCGGCAGGGACAGAGCGAGGACACCGCGACCTGCCACCTCGGGTTCCGCTGTGTGATCCGCTGA
- a CDS encoding MFS transporter, with translation MPHLSVHRRYLVLAAVCLSAFAINLDTTIVNVALPDLSRELHATTRDLQWIVDGYNLAFAALVLTAGSLGDRFGRRPALLLGLAGFAVTSTLGGAAGSPGVLIAVRFAMGACAAVIFPTTLSIITNAFPERRERAKAIGLWGAVTGLGVAVGPVVGGLLLTRFGWPSVFLALVPVALVALAATWAWVPESSAPAEARLDPPGLLTSSGAVGVLVYTVIEAPTRGWSAPATTAGFAAAGVLTVAFVLVERRRRQPMIDLTLFRTPAFSAASGSVTVAFFALFGFIFLVTQYFQFIRGYGTLATGVRILPVALTIALGSLGGVALVARAGTRAVVTTGLLLLGTSFAWIAVSPVFTSYGQIVGQMVLLGLGLGLTTAPATESILSVLPPAKAGVGSAVNDATREAGGTLGVAVLGSVFTSLYATHLAGTSFAALPPQAAGAAQGSVAAALGTARTTPGPAGQDLLSAVQESFMHGFHVACLTAAGICLLGAAGALALPGRTRHPAAPAEATRPGLPASPGARTRTPQRR, from the coding sequence ATGCCTCATCTCTCCGTACACCGGCGGTACCTCGTCCTCGCGGCGGTCTGCCTGTCCGCGTTCGCGATCAACCTCGACACGACGATCGTCAACGTCGCACTGCCGGACCTGAGCCGCGAGCTGCACGCGACCACCCGCGACCTGCAGTGGATCGTCGACGGCTACAACCTGGCGTTCGCCGCGCTGGTACTCACCGCCGGCTCCCTCGGCGACCGCTTCGGACGCCGGCCCGCCCTGCTCCTCGGCCTGGCGGGCTTCGCCGTCACCAGCACGCTCGGCGGCGCGGCAGGATCCCCCGGGGTACTGATCGCCGTGCGCTTCGCCATGGGGGCCTGCGCGGCGGTCATCTTCCCGACCACCCTGTCGATCATCACCAACGCATTCCCCGAGCGACGCGAACGGGCGAAGGCGATCGGGCTCTGGGGCGCGGTCACCGGCCTCGGCGTGGCGGTCGGCCCGGTGGTCGGAGGCCTGCTGCTGACCCGCTTCGGCTGGCCCTCGGTCTTCCTCGCCCTGGTGCCCGTCGCCCTCGTCGCCCTGGCGGCGACCTGGGCCTGGGTGCCCGAGTCCAGCGCCCCGGCCGAGGCCCGCCTCGACCCGCCCGGCCTGCTCACCTCCTCGGGTGCCGTCGGTGTCCTGGTCTACACGGTCATCGAGGCCCCGACCCGTGGCTGGAGCGCCCCCGCCACCACGGCCGGCTTCGCCGCCGCGGGAGTCCTCACCGTCGCCTTCGTCCTGGTCGAACGGCGCCGCAGGCAGCCGATGATCGACCTCACCCTGTTCCGGACCCCCGCGTTCTCCGCGGCGAGCGGCTCGGTCACGGTGGCGTTCTTCGCCCTCTTCGGCTTCATCTTCCTGGTGACGCAGTACTTCCAGTTCATCCGCGGCTACGGCACGCTCGCCACGGGCGTGCGAATCCTTCCGGTAGCCCTGACCATCGCGCTCGGCTCGCTCGGCGGCGTCGCCCTGGTCGCCCGGGCCGGCACCCGTGCCGTGGTCACCACCGGGCTGCTCCTGCTCGGCACCTCGTTCGCCTGGATCGCCGTCTCGCCGGTCTTCACCTCCTACGGCCAGATCGTCGGCCAGATGGTGCTGCTCGGCCTCGGCCTCGGCCTCACCACGGCGCCTGCCACCGAGTCCATCCTCAGCGTGCTCCCGCCGGCCAAGGCCGGGGTCGGTTCGGCCGTGAACGACGCCACCCGAGAAGCCGGCGGCACCCTCGGCGTCGCCGTCCTCGGCAGCGTCTTCACCTCCCTCTACGCCACCCACCTGGCAGGGACGTCCTTCGCGGCCCTGCCCCCGCAGGCGGCCGGCGCCGCCCAGGGATCGGTCGCCGCCGCGCTCGGCACCGCCCGCACCACCCCGGGCCCGGCCGGGCAGGACCTGCTGAGCGCCGTGCAGGAGTCCTTCATGCACGGCTTCCACGTCGCCTGCCTCACCGCGGCCGGTATCTGCCTCCTGGGCGCCGCGGGAGCCCTCGCCCTGCCGGGCCGCACCCGGCACCCCGCGGCGCCGGCCGAGGCCACCCGGCCGGGGCTGCCGGCCTCGCCGGGCGCCAGGACCCGAACCCCCCAGCGCCGCTGA